The genomic interval AAAGACCAAAAGGCAGAATCAAGGGGACCAAAGTTAACAAAACCGAAAGGGAAGGTGAAATTCTATTCAACCATAAAATCAAGAAATTTTATATTCAAAAGGGTGATGAAATCATTGGAAACTACGATTCAATGACTGAGGCATTCTATTATAAGAAACTTCTAATGGACAACAACTGGGACATGAATGTCCTGAAAACCAACATTACCCAGAAAATTGAAGTCAACATTGTTATTGATCAGACCAAAGAATACAAGGTTCAGCTTAACTTCTGCCCTAAATGTAAAAATAGACTTAAAATCGGCGAAGAGGAATGTCCTTCCTGCGGTATAAATATTAAAGAATATCTGTACAATAATTAAAAAAAATAGGAAAAATATAGATGCATTTTGCACCTACTTTACCATCGAATTTTCTCAGCGGTTTGATTGAACTACCTCAACTTATGGAAGTTGAGGATTCTTACTTCACGGGCTGTATACTCTAATGAGTATAGAATTA from uncultured Methanobrevibacter sp. carries:
- a CDS encoding zinc ribbon domain-containing protein — translated: MIYINSQEIRYFYRNIVKTGNVYRVKYNNKDYGEFSKLSDALYERDALFFCNFDYDLLVECDLENKYETMELPPFPEKRPKGRIKGTKVNKTEREGEILFNHKIKKFYIQKGDEIIGNYDSMTEAFYYKKLLMDNNWDMNVLKTNITQKIEVNIVIDQTKEYKVQLNFCPKCKNRLKIGEEECPSCGINIKEYLYNN